The DNA segment taatattaattacaaattacattaatttataaataatttaaactattGGTTAGATAAAtgtatttattaaaaacataaatacattttaattatattttaatctgtattaaaaatgtaaaatgctACTCTTATTAGTGAAACGGAGTGAGTATATGTATACCTCTGGCGAAGAGAGTTATTAGGCCGGGAGTAAGCTAAGACAGCGGAGTGGCCGAAGTTCATGGAGAAAGCCGTGTCCTTGTGGAGTGAGAGGAAGTCGGAGAGAGTTTCACCGGGAAGTTTTGCGGTTTTTCCGGAGAAATGGGACGCCGGGCTGTTGAGTTCCTCTGGTGGGTGAGCAAACGCTTTCTGAAATATTGCCAACATTTTGAtcaaagtttgaatcttttgtTGTTGTAATGAGGAGAAAGTGTTTTGATGTAAGAGAGTATTTATATGGGGTGATTCTACGTGATGCTGACTTGGATTTTAGTTTTGGATAAGACCCATCTCTGACTCTCTGACCTGTCCGACGTGTTCTTATCcgtttctttttcttaatttattctATAATCATCTGTCTTTTTTTCAGAATCTAGTAAATAAACTTGTAAACCCAACAATTTATTTAGATTGTTTAATCAGACAGGCTATCTTTGTAATGATATGATCTCTTAACGTGCTACGTTTGAAAAGTACCATTAGGATTGGGATATATGATTATACGATCTCTGTTAATAGCATCATTTGATATTTGTGTCAAATCTTGATGTTATGAATCTTATGATATTAGAATAGGCCGACACAAGAAATGATATTGgaatatattgttttttgaattttttgtttattggcAGCCTTGCATTATCTAAAACGTCACTAGTTggaatatattgttttttttttcatctcatATTCCttttttctagaaaaaaaaatgtttctatCTAAAAACGTCACTAGTTGGAGTATTTGATAACTatgaaagaaaaacataaactaaTTGACAATGGtaataaacataaacataaacctaatttaatgtgatattttaattaattgcATCCTAGATCATATAAGAAAATGACAAGGTAAAGTTGGATCCACCCCAAGAACGGCCACAATAGAgaacattaattaatttcaattatttgtatcaatatattcaatatatatagatattattgTAATACCcgaactctctaaaattatataataaataataatcttGAAATCTATATTTATTAATCCTCATAAACAGTCTTTAAATACCATAAATTCGATAAATAGTCATAAATCCAACTAATGAAATAAATCCTGAAAATacgataaaaatataaaaatcgcAAGTTTGAAATAGAAAGAAATAAACGCCCAAAAACACCTATCCGATAGCAATCACTCATGCTCGTcagtctcacctgaaaggggaAGAAAGAGGGGTGAGCAACAGGGGAGTCACTCAGTGAGGTATGGGATGTTAAACCGCAAACCACTGACTTAGTACATAGCACTACGACTATGTAGGCGTAGCTCTAGCATGAAACAAACACGACACCTATTGTGCCACACATAACAACCAATGCGCTTATAGTACATAGCTATTCTTTGCACCCCGCATTCTCCTCGtacggatataaatatttatattcatgtATACCAAAAGTATGTGTAGTACAGAAGTGCTTCCCTATACTCCCACATTCTCCTCATACACAATGCTACGTAGTATAGAAGTGCTTCCCTATACTCCCGCAGCTCATGCGTGGTACAGAAGTGCTTCCCTGTACGCCCCGCAATCTCAACTCAAACAATTGCCACGTAGTACAGAAGTGCTTCCCTGTACTCCCGCAGCTCATACGTGGTACAGAAGTGCTTCCCTGTACGCCCCGTAATCTCCACACAAATAGGCCGATATAGAAGTACTTCCCTGTATCCGGCTAACCAATCCATACTATatgtatacttatatataacCGTCTTTTAACATCAAACAAATCAATCAACAGTTGAATCATCTAATCTCCTATCTCCGGTTTAGacaaagaataaaataaaaacaagcaAGACTCTAGTTAGACTCGATTCACAGAGACGGAACATGTTTCGAAACTAAACTTTCCATAATGGTAGTACTAAACTAGCACGGGATTAAACAGAATAACCCTCACCTTAGCCAATATCTAGAACTAGAATCAGATCGGAAAACGATGACATAACTTGATCACCAAGAAAGCTAAGGTTTCGCCATGGATCTTGATCTCGCCAACAACACACCAGATCGGAAAAGAATATAGGCAAAACAATAagacataattaaaatataattaatttaaggTTTATAACATAAGAGTACTTGTTGCACAAGTAAGTGGATAAAGATCACTCAACCTCACAGCAAGGCCCACGGTTATGGATCTTAGACTCCATGATGTATTATCGCCGGTGACACGCCGCGGCTCTCCGGTAAAATGGCATACTCCTCCACTAGTTCACGGCTGGTATAGTGGTGGTGTGGATCGGCGTCATGATGATGAGAAGCGACAACGCCGACATCGCTTGTCTCTCCCCCACGTCTCAGCTCTGCTACATGACACCAACAAGAGCAAGAGCAACGATAGTTCCATAGGAATCAGCTACAATGGATCCAGTGGTGATTGATGGTGAACGGCGCGTCTCGTCTCCTCCAACGTCAACACACGAACACAAGAAAGATGATCTCTCCTTTCACACCAACACATGAATGATAATGAAGGAGCAGAAGAGACTAACAGGCAAGAGAGCTCGGGAGGAGATGAGAAATGGTGCATGGAGAAGAAGATACCAAAGAGAGAAGGACAAGATGATCATATGATAAGGCGGCTCCACTCTCGACCAAATAAAATTGATAGggttttgattcattttaaatacACACACGCACAACTTAAAAATAAGGCTTtggtttaataataataattagacAAACTAAACCGGTTAAAGAGACCCGGGTGACGGTCGTTACAATTCTTCCCCACTTAATCAGAATTCGTCCCGAATTCTTAAAGAGAACTGGGAAAGGATTTCAACGACTATGAAGAAAGAATAACACGAGATGGGAAACAAAGGAAATGAAGATAAACTTGGTCTTCTactgcaaagaaaaaaaatcagaaacccTGGAACTAACTGAATGATACTGAACTTCTTggtgtcaatttttttttttttttaaccccAATTCCGAAACATTGAAAACCGTTGAAATCCGAGTCCCACAAATCGCCGTACCGGGTCAGAGCCGGGACGGagccccgctctgataccaaattgtAATACCcgaactctctaaaattatataataaataataatcttGAAATCTATATTTATTAATCCTCATAAACAGTCTTTAAATACCATAAATTCGATAAATAGTCATAAATCCAACTAATGAAATAAATCCTGAAAATacgataaaaatataaaaatcgcAAGTTTGAAATAGAAAGAAATAAACGCCCAAAAACACCTATCCGATAGCAATCACTCATGCTCGTcagtctcacctgaaaggggaAGAAAGAGGGGTGAGCAACAGGGGAGTCACTCAGTGAGGTATGGGATGTTAAACCGCAAACCACTGACTTAGTACATAGCACTACGACTATGTAGGCGTAGCTCTAGCATGAAACAAACACGACACCTATTGTGCCACACATAACAACCAATGCGCTTATAGTACATAGCTATTCTTTGCACCCCGCATTCTCCTCGtacggatataaatatttatattcatgtATACCAAAAGTATGTGTAGTACAGAAGTGCTTCCCTATACTCCCACATTCTCCTCATACACAATGCTACGTAGTATAGAAGTGCTTCCCTATACTCCCGCAGCTCATGCGTGGTACAGAAGTGCTTCCCTGTATGCCCCGCAATCTCAACTCAAACAATTGCCACGTAGTACAGAAGTGCTTCCCTGTACTCCCGCAGCTCATACGTGGTACAGAAGTGCTTCCCTGTACGCCCCGTAATCTCCACACAAATAGGCCGATATAGAAGTACTTCCCTGTATCCGGCTAACCAATCCATACTATatgtatacttatatataacCGTCTTTTAACATCAAACAAATCAATCAACAGTTGAATCATCTAATCTCCTATCTCCGGTTTAGacaaagaataaaataaaaacaagcaAGACTCTAGTTAGACTCGATTCACAGAGACGGAACATGTTTCGAAACTAAACTTTCCATAATGGTAGTACTAAACTAGCACGGGATTAAACAGAATAACCCTCACCTTAGCCAATATCTAGAACTAGAATCAGATCGGAAAACGATGACATAACTTGATCACCAAGAAAGCTAAGGTTTCGCCATGGATCTTGATCTCGCCAACAACACACCAGATCGGAAAAGAATATAGGCAAAACAATAagacataattaaaatataattaatttaaggTTTATAACATAAGAGTACTTGTTGCACAAGTAAGTGGATAAAGATCACTCAACCTCACAGCAAGGCCCACGGTTATGGATCTTAGACTCCATGATGTATTATCGCCGGTGACACGCCGCGGCTCTCCGGTAAAATGGCATACTCCTCCACTAGTTCACGGCTGGTATAGTGGTGGTGTGGATCGGCGTCATGATGATGAGAAGCGACAACGCCGACATCGCTTGTCTCTCCCCCACGTCTCAGCTCTGCTACATGACACCAACAAGAGCAAGAGCAACGATAGTTCCATAGGAATCAGCTACAATGGATCCAGTGGTGATTGATGGTGAACGGCGCGTCTCGTCTCCTCCAACGTCAACACACGAACACAAGAAAGATGATCTCTCCTTTCACACCAACACATGAATGATAATGAAGGAGCAGAAGAGACTAACAGGCAAGAGAGCTCGGGAGGAGATGAGAAATGGTGCATGGAGAAGAAGATACCAAAGAGAGAAGGACAAGATGATCATATGATAAGGCGGCTCCACTCTCGACCAAATAAAATTGATAGggttttgattcattttaaatacACACACGCACAACTTAAAAATAAGGCTTtggtttaataataataattagacAAACTAAACCGGTTAAAGAGACCCGGGTGACGGTCGTTACAATTATTTTGGTAAAACTTATTTTCGAATAATCATTAAGTATATAAAAACAAGCTTAATTCACACCAGAAGTATTTACGATCCACAAAACCCGAAATATCTTTGATACAATCCCATGactcaaaaaacaaaacaaaaaaatcaaactgaTACAAAATCATACAAAATACACTGACCAGTTAATCCAATCTCAATCCAGTTCATACAATTGTTTATTTACGTTTAGGATCAACAAACTTGACTACAAGAATGACCACAATGGAGAAAAATCTCGGTTGGCTCTAAGCAGGTACGCAGTGAGTCATGACCAAGCTGCGCTCTTTCATTATCTCCAAAACCAAATATGCGACCACCTTGAGTGACAACAATGGTGTGGTACAAACCGGTGCTAACTTGAGAGACACGGTGTTGTTTCAGACTCTCCAACACTCTTGGCCTCAGGACTTTGTCTGAAGCTCCCCTGTCCGGGAACCCTAGGCTTCCAAATCCCATCCACCCAAACCCATACAACACTCCACCTTCCACTAATACAAACGTCTTCCTCTTTCTTGCACACACCTACAAGCCAAAGCAGACTCATGACTACAACATTTCTGAAACCGATACAAATTGAACCAAAACCTCACTGAAGTAAACGAAATAACAGAATCTAAAACCGGATCACATATTAGTTCCCTGAGAAAACATATTAGAAAGAATGTCTGACCTGGACAGCAAGGCAGTTGTTGAGACTGACCAAAACTTGAGGAGTGATCTTGTCGTTTTCGTCTCCATGGCCTAGAGCACCGCAGTAACCTTTACCCCATGTGTAAACCTAAGCGTTttaaaagaacaatcaaaacaagaTTCTTCTAATTTCTCAAAACAAGATTCTTCTAACAAAGAACTTACACGTCCATTGGAATCAAGTGCCACTGCGTGTTCATCCCCTGCAGAGACACGAAGTATATGAACACCTCTTCTCTTAAAAGCCTGAATAACACGCGGCTGGTGCTCGTCCTGCTGCTCCCCATGACCAAGACAGAAGGTAGAACCAGAGCCAAAGGAGTAAACCGAGCCATCCTGCGTCACAGCTAGCACATAGCTCGGTCCCGTTGCAATTTGCACCACAGGGCCAACGCTTTGGAAAAATTCAACAGCTCTGGGTACTGGACTGTCCAAGGTATCGCCATGACCaagctgtccatgtgtgtttgATCCACATGTGAACACACGCCCTTCCCTTGATAGAAACACAGAGAAGTGCAGCCCCGCAGCAACCTGCTTACAAGGAGTTCCTTTCAAAGCCTCAACAAGCTTAGGCCTAAAAATTGGACGGCTAGTATCTAAGTGACCACAGCAATGCGATGAGTTATCCCCACATGTGAGAACCTGtaacagatttcaaagagaTGAGTGAGTATGGTGGACAGGTTTCAATAAAAACAGAAGCTACCAACCTCTCCAGATTGCAATACGAAGGCAGAATGGTTATGTGTGGCTGAGACCTGAGCAACTTTAGCAGAGAATGGGAACTCTATAGGCGTAAATGCCACACATTGAGTAGTTTCTGGGCCATGAGCAAGCACACCAGACAAACTTGAACCACAAGAGTAGACCTTTGAGTTGTTGATTAGCAACGTGTGATACCTCCCTGTTGTAACTTGCATCTGCATAAAGAATCAAAGAAAATGCATCTGAGACTTCCAAACCAAATCAATCTAACCAATAATCATTCAGAGCTCTAGTCCTATTCACAGAATGAGACCATACATTGCCTGCAGAGGTTTGAACCATATCTGAGGACTGGTCAACAGACTGCAAGAACCTCAAAAGCCGCTTCCAGTTCCCCTCACAGTTAGCAAATAGCTCCTTTTGAGTAGTCAAACCCATTCCCGCGTACACAGGATGCACATAGCAAAGCCGAGACGCAGCGTAATCAGCTAGTGATCTGAACTTCAAAGGGTACAACAATCCAGAGCTCCCTCCAAAAACCTTAGAGGTCAATTCAAGGCTAAGTAGATCAACAGCGTTAAGCCGGCCAGAGGTTAATACCTCCAAGATCAAATGAGAAGGGAGATCCTCTAAGGAAACCAACCAGTTCCTCTCAGccttttttttaaagaacagAGTTTCAAGCGACCACCGAAATTCACCTGAACCCAAAACAGAGGAACACGCAAGCAatcaacaaaaccaaaaaaggaagaaactttCGATCGAATACCAAAAACAATCAAGAAGagcagaagaggaagaggaatgTGAAATGGGTGACAGATAACCTGGAAAGCAAAAGCTCTTGACTTTATCAGTTTGCCACTAATGAAATCAAAAGTGTAAACCAGagttctttttcttatataagaAGAATGGTGCGAAGACGTGTGAAgaggaataaaaaaaaaagaattagggAGAAATCAATATCTTGCTTCTTAAGCTTTCTTCTTTTGTGGCGATTCTTCCTCTCTGTCGAGTTCGCAGAATATTTTGAGAGGCTTGGTCGTTGCCTTGACACTGTTTTtgtcttttaaatttttcttttcttcataatctgtgtttatttattataataattggtAACTTAGTTGCCAccattttttggttttattagttaataatgaaagagattataaaatttaaatgattatgtttattaaattaaattttattgaaaaatgtTAAGCATAGTAAATAattcatttataattttaaaattttaatgtataaaAACCTAACTATAATTAGAAAGAATCTCTATaattatatatcaatatatattatacttaagtcttttataattgtataatcTCAGTTCATCCTTCTATTAAGCCCACCACCATAATCActctttattttaaaaattaagaaaataacacACTATAATACAAGCTTGGCCCTATTAAAAACTCATTGTCAAAGATACATCCATGAAAATGCAAAATACAGTTCCAGTTGCCTGCTTGCTTCTTTACATAATACTATTCCTTCGCCACATTTAATTTATTCAGAACTTTATTTGGGATAAAGTTGGATTATTCAATTTAACGTGAAGCTTTTACCAAACCAAAATATACTTTAATCTCATTGTCAGACTTTGTGTTCTCCATGGACACAAAGTTTAGTTGTGCATCTCATTTGACATGGGTGCAAGAGCTTCGGTCATGGTCCCTTTATCTGACATGTGTTTGTCTTGTCCTGAAACGAAAGGAGGACAATGGGGACAGTTTGGTGGTTGGTATATAGGTGGATGGTAGTATGGCACGCTTGGGGTGCACCCACCGGTTTGGCATCCTCCACCAGTACCAAAGCCAGGAACCGTCACTCCCGGAATCGTAAAACCGGGAATGTGGGTGCCTGGCACAGTTATGGGAGGGATTGTTGTGCCTGGTACAGTTATGGGAGGGACAACTACACTGGGTACACCAGTAGAGCCACTTCCTCCTCTACCGATACCAATCCCTTCCCCTGAACCACTACCTCGTCCAATGCCTTCACCAAATCCCCTACCTGGGGCTCCCCTGACAGGACCGCAGTTAGGTTGGCCATACCCTGACCCTCTTCCTTCTCCAATGCCAACACCTGAACCATCACCATAGCCAATTCCTTCTCCAAAGCCACTGCCTCCACTAGAGCCAATTCCTTCTCCAAAACCACTGCCACCACTAGAGCCTATCCCTTCTCCAAAACCACTGCCTCCACTAGAGCCTATTCCTTCTCCAAAGCCGCTGCCTCCACTGCCATAACCAACGCCATAGCCATATCCCATAGGCTTAACTGTGTGATCAGGCTTCTCTATGCCATCAATCTTCTCTTTGTCATTAAGCTTCTCTTTGTAATTAGGCTTTACTATATGATCAGGCTTCTCTATGTCATCAATCTTCTCTTTGCCACCATCATTAAGCTTCTCTTTGTAATCAGGCATTACTTTATGAGCATGCTTTTTTTCAGGATCAGGTTCTTCTAGCTCACGCCACATGGATTGCAGTTTATGATCAGGCTTGACCTTGTCCTCAGGCTCTTCTGGTTCACCCCACCACGCGGACTGCGGATTATGGCCAGGCTTGACTTTGTGGTCAGGTTCTAGACTGAACAAGCCATGATCTTGCTCCCTCAAACTAACCTTCCCAGGCTTCACTACATGGTCTAGATCCTTAAGAATCCTGCGTGCGAAAGTTGAACTGAAGAAACATAGTAAGAGGACAAATCCAAAGCATTTGCCTTGGTGTCCCTTTGCCattttattttctagaaaataagTTGATTCTGCTGTACATTCCCGAGTAAAGAACCACCTCATGGTTTTATAGTATATTAGATTTTACTTTAAACAAAACACATCCCTTAAACGCAAAGTGCCTTTGCTGAAAATACGCAAGAAATATAGGGATTCACAAACTTAGCATGAAGAATATTAAGGAGATTTTCTGGGATAACACAAATTGTATGTTTACCAacttgaagttttgaaaatttattaagaTGATTTGCCCAACAAGAAAGTACTCCATCCACACAAAATCTTTGGAACATGATGTTATTATATATGACTAAAAGTTGGTAGAACCTTCAGCCAAAGCATGTGCACTGTTCTGTATAAACCTGAACAGTCATATGGTTAACAAACAAGGTATGTCTAAGATGAGATGTGGAGAAAACAGATTCAAATCTCTAACAACATTAACGGTTGCACAGCCCCATAGAATCCTCATTGACCACTTGTAGCTAATACCTCCTCTCTAATCACCAGTAAAAACGCAAACTTTATGACTGGAAAACATCAAAAAGGAACAACAGTTTCAGGTTTTgtcaaatacaaaacaaagagtgcttcttttgataaagagtAAAACTATTGGAGACTTAGTcaacaataaacaaaacataaaggacctacatacaatataaaaaaccTTTAGACACTCCTCAGTCCTCATGCAACCACTGACCATGATGTCTCGTTACTTAAACTGAAAAATTGTTTGTCATCGCTGGCAAATCCTCTCTCTTGTCCCCTTCTTTCTCCGTTAGACTTAACAAGTTTGGTCCTTTCGATAACCAAAAACCCATTTCAGAGTCTCGATTGAATAGCCCTccctccctcctcctcctcctctgtaCGGCTCCGGCGTTTTAGGCAAAGCGAAAACTCTTTGGCATTTCTGATTTGCTGCAAAGGCATTTCCTTTTGGTCTATCTCCGCTTCATTATAGTTAAAAATCCTGTCTTTTACAAGCCCGTGTTCTGCTTTTAGTTCCTAGTCAAAGATTGAAACTTGAACACTGTTCACTCAGCATTATAGTAACTATAAACGATTTGTTTTGTAGTGTGATTTTAGAAAGGAGAGAAGATGTCAATGATTGCAAGCTCTTCTTCACACAGTGATCAAGATTCAAGAAGCTTGCAAGTGCTTCTCGAAGCTTTTGGTTCTCGTTTCTCTCTAGACGACATAACCGCTGCGTACCACGAAGCTAGTCAGAATGTTGATGTGGCTGGCGAGATTCTCTTTGCCATGACTGAAAAGACTACTGAGAGTGACCAAGTTGAAAAGAATGAAGCAACTCATGCCAAAGCCAAAGTATTGAGGCCAAAAAAGAGTTCTGTGTCTGTTGGTAGTGTTTCAAGTGTTATTGGTAAGGAGTATGTTAGAACCAGACCTGTATCTAATCCTCGCCAAGAAGCGAGTAAACCGGTGAAAATAGACTCAAAGGATATACCAGAAACTGAGATGTGGTGTGAAGAAAGCAAGGAGGCAAACATCATAAGCAGGGCGCCAACTGAGGTTGAGGAGTTTATTGTTAAGATGCTTGGAGAAGGCTTTCAAGCTAGCCCTGAGCTCATTCACCAGATTCTTGGTAAGCAGAGTTCTCTTCTTCCTTTCCTTGATTACACATCCTTTTCTTCTTTAATGGTATTCATGATGCTAAAACTTATCTGCTTGTCCAACAAACTATCAGGCGTATGTGGCTATGATGTGAAGAAGGTAAGCCAGTTCCCTTAGCTCTGAGATAAGTAatgtatttttgtttctttaatttGCTTTTGCACATTCCTTTGTATTTAtcatataaacaaatatattatatgttttaccTTTTCTTGGCTAAATATTGTTATATTCTCTCATACATTTGAAGCTCATCAAGATGACCACCACCTTTAACATGAACAGTGACCTTAATAGTTGCATCACTTTTTATTTGAGCTACTTtggaaattatttataattattatccTTGAGCTACTttggaaaattatttataattattaccCTTGAGCTACTTTGACAATCCtttttttgtgttttaataCTATTTGCTGACTGAATTGTGAGATAGAGTTGACTAATCATTCCTACTGTCTCCTCTAATTTTGTTCACTTGATTGTTAGTGCTATCTCTCTATAGCTCTTAGCATATGGCTCCTGTGAGTATTTTGTAGATCCTGCTACTGGATCTTTGTGTGTTTAACCTTCTTCTTTTGGCATCATCCACTCTATATTCTTTAATTATATTGCAGAGTACGGAGAAACTACTTGACT comes from the Brassica rapa cultivar Chiifu-401-42 chromosome A01, CAAS_Brap_v3.01, whole genome shotgun sequence genome and includes:
- the LOC103841435 gene encoding ultraviolet-B receptor UVR8, translated to MGLTTQKELFANCEGNWKRLLRFLQSVDQSSDMVQTSAGNMQVTTGRYHTLLINNSKVYSCGSSLSGVLAHGPETTQCVAFTPIEFPFSAKVAQVSATHNHSAFVLQSGEVLTCGDNSSHCCGHLDTSRPIFRPKLVEALKGTPCKQVAAGLHFSVFLSREGRVFTCGSNTHGQLGHGDTLDSPVPRAVEFFQSVGPVVQIATGPSYVLAVTQDGSVYSFGSGSTFCLGHGEQQDEHQPRVIQAFKRRGVHILRVSAGDEHAVALDSNGRVYTWGKGYCGALGHGDENDKITPQVLVSLNNCLAVQVCARKRKTFVLVEGGVLYGFGWMGFGSLGFPDRGASDKVLRPRVLESLKQHRVSQVSTGLYHTIVVTQGGRIFGFGDNERAQLGHDSLRTCLEPTEIFLHCGHSCSQVC
- the LOC103840769 gene encoding aspartate, glycine, lysine and serine-rich protein — protein: MAKGHQGKCFGFVLLLCFFSSTFARRILKDLDHVVKPGKVSLREQDHGLFSLEPDHKVKPGHNPQSAWWGEPEEPEDKVKPDHKLQSMWRELEEPDPEKKHAHKVMPDYKEKLNDGGKEKIDDIEKPDHIVKPNYKEKLNDKEKIDGIEKPDHTVKPMGYGYGVGYGSGGSGFGEGIGSSGGSGFGEGIGSSGGSGFGEGIGSSGGSGFGEGIGYGDGSGVGIGEGRGSGYGQPNCGPVRGAPGRGFGEGIGRGSGSGEGIGIGRGGSGSTGVPSVVVPPITVPGTTIPPITVPGTHIPGFTIPGVTVPGFGTGGGCQTGGCTPSVPYYHPPIYQPPNCPHCPPFVSGQDKHMSDKGTMTEALAPMSNEMHN